One window of the Allosaccharopolyspora coralli genome contains the following:
- a CDS encoding alpha/beta hydrolase codes for MRTDRPGTPNLRVFPAATNTPHTVVLVLHGGKAHSHQRVRPRQLAYLRMLPFARIAHRAASESGTAVWLLRNRIRGWNGPAMDAVQDARWAMSEIGCVHPHARVVLVGHSMGGRAALRLAGDPQVTAVCALAPWIESGEPFEQLADRPVLMVHGDRDRMTSQRASQSYARRATAAGHDVRYVVIPGVGHSMLRKRAEWEGHMRRFVRATSAPDTDDPEPAGVER; via the coding sequence ATGCGCACCGATCGACCCGGAACGCCGAATCTGCGGGTGTTCCCGGCCGCCACGAACACTCCGCACACGGTCGTGCTCGTGTTGCACGGAGGGAAGGCCCACAGCCACCAGCGGGTCCGCCCTCGACAGCTCGCCTACCTGCGGATGCTTCCGTTCGCCAGGATCGCGCACCGGGCCGCGTCGGAGTCCGGTACCGCCGTGTGGCTGCTGCGCAACCGCATCCGCGGCTGGAACGGACCCGCCATGGACGCGGTGCAGGACGCTCGCTGGGCGATGTCGGAGATCGGATGCGTTCACCCGCACGCCCGCGTGGTGCTGGTCGGTCATTCGATGGGGGGCCGCGCGGCGCTCCGGCTCGCCGGTGACCCCCAGGTGACGGCGGTGTGCGCACTCGCACCGTGGATCGAGAGCGGCGAGCCGTTCGAGCAGCTCGCCGACCGCCCTGTCCTGATGGTGCACGGCGATCGGGACCGGATGACCTCGCAGCGCGCCTCCCAGTCGTACGCGCGCCGGGCCACCGCCGCGGGGCACGACGTGCGCTACGTCGTGATTCCGGGCGTGGGCCATTCGATGCTGCGCAAACGGGCCGAATGGGAGGGCCACATGCGCCGGTTCGTCCGTGCGACCTCCGCGCCGGACACCGACGACCCCGAACCGGCAGGAGTCGAGCGATGA
- a CDS encoding cyclopropane-fatty-acyl-phospholipid synthase family protein, with the protein MPVGVTAWDGSTAGPEGTPRVVLRRRRALRHVVWTPGELGLARAYVSVDLDVEGDLTEALRRCWALARRLRGSLRFGPGQWRRILATAVRLGAIGPRPAPPEAEARLSGSLHSRRRDRSAISHHYDAGNDLYELLLDPRMAYSCAYFGSEETGLDRAQEDKLDLICRKLGLVEGQRMLDVGCGWGSLILFAAERYRVRVTGVTLSGQQAAFIRERVAQRGLADFVEVRHQDYREVDDAPFDVVASVEMGEHVGEKNYAEYAAKLFSLLKPQGRLVLQQMSRGATAPGGGAFIEHYVAPDMSMVSIGRTLDHLERAGFEVRDVEMMREHYVHTVRPWARTLEERWDEAVGIVGAEEARVWRLYLAGGALAFEENRMGVNQIMSVRPTSEGVSGLPLTSRRALLDHRPER; encoded by the coding sequence TTGCCGGTCGGGGTCACCGCCTGGGATGGCAGCACGGCCGGCCCCGAGGGTACTCCGCGCGTGGTGCTGCGCCGTCGGCGAGCGCTGCGTCACGTCGTGTGGACTCCCGGGGAACTCGGACTGGCCCGGGCGTACGTTTCCGTCGATCTCGACGTCGAAGGCGACCTCACGGAGGCACTGCGCCGGTGCTGGGCGCTCGCGCGCCGGCTGCGGGGCTCGCTGCGGTTCGGGCCCGGTCAATGGCGCCGGATCCTCGCCACCGCCGTCCGGCTCGGCGCGATCGGACCACGGCCCGCGCCACCCGAAGCGGAGGCGCGGCTGTCCGGCTCCTTGCACAGCCGCAGGCGGGACCGCTCGGCGATCTCGCACCACTACGACGCGGGCAACGACCTCTACGAGCTGCTGCTCGATCCGCGGATGGCGTACTCGTGCGCGTACTTCGGCTCCGAAGAGACCGGCCTCGACCGGGCGCAGGAGGACAAGCTCGACCTCATCTGCCGCAAGCTCGGTCTCGTCGAGGGGCAGCGGATGCTCGACGTCGGCTGCGGCTGGGGTTCGCTCATCCTCTTCGCCGCCGAGCGCTACCGGGTACGGGTCACCGGGGTCACTCTCTCGGGACAGCAGGCCGCGTTCATCCGTGAGCGGGTCGCACAGCGCGGGCTCGCCGACTTCGTCGAGGTGCGGCACCAGGACTACCGCGAAGTCGACGACGCGCCGTTCGACGTCGTCGCCTCCGTCGAGATGGGCGAACACGTCGGGGAGAAGAACTACGCGGAGTACGCCGCGAAGCTGTTCTCACTCCTGAAGCCGCAGGGGCGGCTCGTGCTCCAGCAGATGTCGCGCGGTGCGACGGCACCTGGCGGCGGAGCGTTCATCGAGCACTACGTCGCGCCCGACATGAGCATGGTCTCGATCGGCCGAACGCTGGACCACTTGGAGCGGGCGGGTTTCGAGGTGCGCGACGTGGAGATGATGCGCGAGCACTACGTGCACACGGTTCGGCCGTGGGCGCGCACGCTGGAAGAACGCTGGGACGAAGCCGTCGGGATCGTCGGTGCGGAGGAAGCGCGCGTGTGGCGCCTGTACTTGGCTGGCGGGGCACTCGCGTTCGAGGAGAACAGGATGGGTGTCAACCAAATCATGTCCGTGCGCCCCACCTCCGAAGGTGTCAGCGGGCTTCCGCTGACCTCACGGCGCGCGTTGCTCGACCACCGTCCGGAGCGGTGA
- a CDS encoding ribonucleoside-diphosphate reductase subunit alpha, which produces MATTPPPTVVEHARVLRRDSTPVPFDATKIGVALTQAFLAVEGSGSAGSSRIHDLVAELTAQVTTALFRHAGTEPLVHVEQIQDQVELALMRGEHHRVARAYVLYREERAAARETSKPGAEEPQVHVVDLNGAETPLDWHRVSTVVEQACGDLDDVAPKAVLREARRGLYDGMSSRELAEALTLSARTLVESEPNYSLVAARLLLDSLRREALSHLADGSREADQDEMRGRYPEYFTAYVRHGVALGQLTPELASFDLDRLGHALRADRDLAFDFLGLQTLYDRYLLHDHGVRYELPQAFLMRVAMGLALHEDDREARAIEFYELLTSFDFMCSTPTLFNAGTTRPQLSSCFLTTVDDDLHGIFHSVGNNALLSKYAGGLGNDWTPVRGIGAHIQGTNGQSQGVVPFLKIANDTAVAVNQGGKRKGAVCAYLETWHIDIEEFLDLRKNTGDERRRTHDMNTANWVPDEFLRRVEQDGTWTLFSPDETPDLHDLYGAAFAERYREYEAAAERGELAVHRTVAAVDLWRRMITMLFETGHPWITFKDPCNLRSPQQHAGVVHSSNLCTEITLNTSADEVAVCNLGSVNLAQHVTADGLDTHRLERTVTTAVRMLDNVIDINFYTIPEARRSNLRHRPIGLGIMGVQDALFAQRIPTGSPEAVEFADRSTEHFSYYAIAASSALAVQRGRYESFEGSLWSRGILPLDSLGLLREARGGEDWNATSTLDWDALRTTVRADGMRNSNVMAIAPTATISNICGVGQSIEPIYRNLYVKSNMSGDFTVANAHLVADLKRIGLWDEAMVADLKYYDGSLGPVERVPDDLKELYRTAFEVEPHWLVEAAARRQKWLDQAQSLNLYVSRPSGRILDELYRLAWRRGLKTTYYLRSTSATHVEKSTLPGTDGKLNAVTAAAVTSSPSPSPEPAACSVDEPDCEACQ; this is translated from the coding sequence CTGGCCACCACACCGCCGCCCACTGTTGTCGAGCACGCCCGTGTGCTGCGCCGGGACTCGACACCGGTCCCGTTCGACGCGACGAAGATCGGCGTCGCGCTCACCCAGGCGTTCCTGGCCGTGGAGGGCTCCGGCTCGGCCGGATCCTCCCGGATCCACGACCTCGTCGCCGAGCTCACCGCGCAGGTCACCACGGCGCTGTTCCGCCACGCCGGGACCGAACCGCTCGTGCACGTCGAACAGATCCAGGACCAGGTCGAGCTCGCCCTGATGCGGGGCGAGCACCACCGCGTCGCCCGCGCCTACGTGCTGTACCGGGAAGAACGCGCAGCCGCACGGGAAACCTCGAAACCCGGAGCGGAAGAACCACAGGTCCACGTGGTTGACCTCAACGGCGCCGAAACGCCGCTCGACTGGCATCGAGTGTCCACAGTGGTCGAACAGGCGTGTGGCGACCTGGACGACGTCGCTCCGAAAGCGGTACTGCGGGAAGCCCGGCGCGGACTCTACGACGGCATGAGCAGCCGTGAACTCGCCGAGGCGCTCACGCTGTCCGCCCGGACCCTGGTCGAGTCCGAACCGAACTACTCCCTGGTCGCCGCGCGGTTGCTCTTGGACTCGCTGCGCCGTGAGGCGCTCAGCCACCTCGCGGACGGTTCCCGTGAGGCCGACCAGGACGAGATGCGCGGGCGCTACCCCGAGTACTTCACCGCCTACGTTCGCCACGGTGTCGCACTCGGCCAGCTCACCCCGGAACTCGCGTCGTTCGACCTCGACCGGCTCGGCCACGCACTCCGAGCGGACCGGGACCTGGCATTCGACTTCCTCGGCCTGCAAACGCTCTACGACCGGTATCTGCTGCACGACCACGGAGTGCGCTACGAGCTACCGCAGGCGTTCCTGATGCGCGTCGCGATGGGGCTCGCGTTGCACGAGGACGACCGCGAGGCGCGTGCGATCGAGTTCTACGAGTTGCTGACCTCGTTCGACTTCATGTGCTCCACACCCACCTTGTTCAACGCGGGCACCACCCGTCCGCAGCTGTCGTCCTGCTTTCTGACCACTGTGGATGACGACCTGCACGGGATTTTCCATTCCGTCGGCAACAACGCGCTGCTCTCGAAGTACGCGGGTGGACTCGGCAACGACTGGACCCCGGTACGCGGCATCGGCGCCCACATCCAGGGCACCAACGGTCAGTCGCAAGGCGTCGTGCCGTTCCTCAAGATCGCCAACGACACCGCCGTCGCGGTGAATCAAGGCGGCAAGCGTAAAGGCGCGGTGTGTGCCTACCTCGAGACGTGGCACATCGACATCGAGGAATTCCTCGACCTGCGCAAGAACACCGGTGACGAGCGCCGCCGCACCCACGACATGAACACTGCGAACTGGGTTCCGGACGAGTTCCTCCGTCGGGTGGAGCAAGACGGCACCTGGACCCTGTTCTCCCCCGACGAGACCCCGGACCTGCACGACCTCTACGGCGCGGCGTTCGCCGAGCGCTACCGCGAGTATGAGGCGGCGGCCGAACGCGGCGAGCTCGCGGTGCACCGCACGGTCGCAGCGGTCGACCTGTGGCGTCGCATGATCACGATGCTGTTCGAGACCGGCCACCCGTGGATCACGTTCAAGGACCCGTGCAACCTGCGCTCGCCACAACAGCACGCGGGGGTCGTGCACTCGTCCAACCTGTGCACCGAGATCACGCTGAACACGAGCGCCGACGAGGTCGCCGTCTGCAACCTCGGGTCGGTGAACCTCGCGCAGCACGTCACCGCCGACGGGCTCGACACCCACCGCCTGGAGCGGACCGTCACCACAGCGGTGCGGATGCTCGACAACGTGATCGACATCAACTTCTACACGATTCCCGAGGCACGGCGGTCCAATCTGCGGCACCGGCCGATTGGCCTGGGAATCATGGGGGTGCAGGACGCGCTGTTCGCGCAGCGGATCCCGACCGGTTCGCCGGAAGCCGTCGAGTTCGCCGACCGCAGTACCGAGCACTTCAGTTACTACGCCATCGCCGCCTCCAGCGCACTCGCCGTTCAGCGGGGACGCTACGAATCCTTCGAAGGTTCGCTGTGGAGCCGCGGAATCCTGCCGCTCGATTCGCTCGGCCTTCTCCGCGAGGCACGCGGCGGCGAGGACTGGAATGCGACGTCCACACTGGACTGGGATGCGTTGCGGACCACGGTGCGCGCCGACGGGATGCGCAACTCGAACGTGATGGCGATCGCGCCGACCGCGACGATCTCCAACATCTGCGGCGTTGGTCAGTCGATCGAGCCGATCTACCGCAACCTCTACGTCAAGTCGAACATGTCCGGCGATTTCACCGTCGCCAACGCACACCTCGTCGCCGACCTGAAGCGCATCGGACTCTGGGACGAGGCGATGGTCGCCGACCTCAAGTACTACGACGGCAGCCTCGGCCCCGTCGAACGGGTGCCCGACGACCTCAAGGAGCTCTACCGCACGGCGTTCGAGGTCGAGCCGCACTGGCTCGTCGAGGCGGCGGCACGGCGGCAGAAGTGGCTCGACCAGGCGCAATCGCTGAACCTCTACGTCTCGCGCCCCAGCGGGCGGATTCTCGACGAGCTGTACCGGCTCGCGTGGCGACGAGGGTTGAAGACGACGTACTACCTACGCTCGACCAGTGCGACGCACGTCGAGAAGAGCACGCTGCCAGGCACGGACGGCAAGCTGAACGCCGTCACCGCGGCCGCTGTCACGTCGTCCCCGTCGCCCTCACCCGAGCCCGCGGCGTGCTCGGTCGACGAGCCGGACTGCGAAGCCTGCCAGTAA
- a CDS encoding ribonucleotide-diphosphate reductase subunit beta, translating into MTSVESATSGTGLGDIDRNAGRIDVAEKAMINSRADVNQLLPLKYGWAWDKYLAGCNNHWMPTEVSMQADIALWKSRDGLTADERTMLKRNLGFFATAESLVANNVVLAVYRHITNPECRQYLLRQAFEEAVHTHTFQYVCESLGLDEGELFNMYREIPSIADKDAWALNYTQSLEDPDFRTGTPEADQAFLRDLVAFYVVFEGMWFYTGFAQILSLGRRNKMVGIAEQYQYILRDESIHLNFGIDCINQIKIENPHLWTDRFQSEIRRMLADACELEVAYGRDTMPRGILGLNAELCEQYMHFVTNRRCAQLGLDPVFAPTENPFPWMSEAMDLKKEKNFFETRVTEYQSGGSLEW; encoded by the coding sequence ATGACTTCTGTGGAATCGGCGACGAGCGGAACCGGGCTCGGTGACATCGACCGCAACGCGGGACGGATCGACGTCGCCGAGAAGGCCATGATCAACAGCCGGGCCGACGTCAACCAGCTCCTGCCGCTGAAGTACGGCTGGGCGTGGGACAAGTATCTCGCCGGCTGCAACAACCACTGGATGCCCACCGAGGTGTCGATGCAGGCCGACATCGCACTGTGGAAGTCCCGCGACGGGCTCACCGCCGACGAACGCACCATGCTCAAACGCAACCTCGGCTTCTTCGCGACCGCCGAGTCGCTCGTCGCCAACAACGTGGTGCTCGCCGTCTACCGGCACATCACCAACCCCGAATGCCGTCAGTACCTGCTGCGTCAGGCGTTCGAGGAAGCCGTGCACACGCACACTTTCCAGTACGTCTGCGAGAGCCTCGGCCTCGACGAGGGCGAACTGTTCAACATGTACCGCGAGATCCCGTCGATCGCGGACAAGGACGCGTGGGCGCTGAACTACACGCAGAGCCTGGAGGATCCGGACTTCCGCACCGGCACTCCGGAAGCCGACCAGGCGTTCCTTCGGGATCTCGTGGCTTTCTACGTGGTGTTCGAAGGCATGTGGTTCTACACCGGCTTCGCGCAGATCCTCTCGCTCGGGCGCCGCAACAAGATGGTCGGCATCGCCGAGCAGTACCAGTACATCCTGCGCGACGAGTCGATCCACCTGAACTTCGGCATCGACTGCATCAACCAGATCAAGATCGAGAACCCGCACCTGTGGACCGACCGCTTCCAGTCGGAGATTCGGCGGATGCTCGCCGACGCGTGCGAGCTGGAGGTCGCCTACGGGCGGGACACGATGCCGCGCGGCATCCTCGGGTTGAACGCCGAGCTGTGCGAGCAGTACATGCACTTCGTCACCAACCGCCGGTGCGCCCAGCTCGGCCTCGACCCGGTGTTCGCGCCGACGGAGAACCCGTTCCCGTGGATGTCCGAGGCGATGGATCTTAAGAAGGAGAAGAACTTCTTCGAGACTCGTGTCACCGAGTACCAGTCCGGTGGTTCGTTGGAGTGGTGA
- a CDS encoding NAD(P)/FAD-dependent oxidoreductase, which yields MSDAPGRVAVVGAGVSGLTVAHLLQARDEVTLFEAEDRLGGHAHTHDVATTDGRTVAVDSGFIVHNERTYPNLLTLFDELGVSTQDTEMSMSVRCEGCGLEYAGAKRLGGLFAQKRNAANPRYLSMLRQVVRFHRQANALLDTDEATGAEGTLEEFLRAGRYSDYFVDHFALPLVSAVWSSDRDSSKRYPARYLFEFLRHHGMLSVSGSPTWRTVVGGSREYVRRVADGLTAVHSGVPVRSVRRTADGVEIRDESDTVRLADRVVLACHADQALALLEDPTPAEEKVLGAFRYSENETWLHTDTAPLPAARGARASWNHLKTSCAADTGRVLVSYDMNRLMRLDEPRDHVVTLNATDRVDPDTVLARMRYRHPLYTPESVAAQRKLPELGDDRIQFAGAYHGWGFHEDGCASGVRAAEAFGVGW from the coding sequence ATGAGCGACGCACCGGGACGGGTCGCCGTCGTCGGCGCCGGAGTCTCCGGCCTCACCGTGGCGCACCTGTTGCAAGCGCGCGACGAGGTGACCTTGTTCGAGGCGGAGGACCGGCTCGGCGGCCACGCGCACACCCACGACGTCGCCACCACCGACGGCCGCACCGTCGCCGTCGACAGCGGGTTCATCGTCCACAACGAACGGACCTATCCGAACCTGCTGACACTGTTCGACGAGCTAGGCGTGTCCACACAGGACACTGAAATGTCGATGAGTGTCCGCTGCGAGGGCTGCGGGCTGGAGTACGCGGGGGCCAAGCGTCTCGGCGGACTGTTCGCGCAGAAGCGCAACGCCGCGAATCCGCGCTACCTGTCGATGCTGCGACAGGTCGTGCGCTTCCATCGTCAGGCCAACGCACTGCTGGACACCGACGAAGCCACCGGGGCGGAGGGGACGCTCGAGGAGTTCCTCCGAGCCGGTCGGTACAGCGACTACTTCGTCGACCACTTCGCGCTGCCGCTGGTCTCGGCCGTGTGGTCGTCGGACCGGGACAGCAGCAAACGGTACCCGGCGCGCTACCTCTTCGAGTTCCTGCGCCATCACGGGATGTTGTCGGTCAGCGGCTCTCCGACATGGCGGACGGTCGTGGGCGGCTCGCGCGAGTACGTGCGCCGCGTCGCGGACGGGCTCACCGCCGTGCACAGCGGCGTTCCGGTACGTTCCGTGCGCCGCACCGCCGACGGGGTCGAGATCCGCGACGAGTCCGACACCGTGCGGCTGGCGGACCGCGTCGTCCTCGCCTGCCACGCCGATCAGGCGCTGGCGCTGCTGGAGGATCCGACACCCGCCGAGGAGAAAGTGCTCGGCGCGTTCCGCTACTCGGAGAACGAGACCTGGCTGCACACCGACACCGCGCCGCTGCCTGCCGCGCGCGGGGCGCGCGCCTCCTGGAATCACCTCAAGACGAGCTGCGCCGCCGACACCGGCCGGGTACTCGTCAGCTACGACATGAACCGCCTGATGCGGCTCGACGAGCCCCGGGATCACGTGGTGACGCTCAACGCGACCGACCGCGTCGACCCGGACACGGTGCTCGCGCGGATGCGGTACCGGCATCCCCTCTACACGCCGGAATCCGTTGCCGCGCAACGCAAGCTGCCCGAACTCGGCGACGACCGCATCCAGTTCGCCGGCGCCTACCACGGGTGGGGATTCCACGAGGACGGCTGCGCGTCGGGAGTCCGTGCCGCCGAGGCGTTCGGAGTGGGGTGGTGA
- a CDS encoding DUF1295 domain-containing protein: protein MGVVGLVVAALVTAWAVVTVTFLVARVRRRYDTIDAAWGAGFAVIAAVTLLLSGPVSALSLTAVVLTVVWGGRLAGHVLRRSLSGPEDARYAEMAAKASGDPGPRMYFRVYLTQAAVMWFVSLPVVFAAGASGFEPAVSDGWANPWLWAGTALWVVGFGFETVGDEQLRRFKADPANAGKVLDTGLWRYTRHPNYFGDACVWWGLYLLACSTVLGPVTFLSPVLMTWLLAAGSGKPILERGLRQRRPDYAAYVDRTSGFLPWPPKRA, encoded by the coding sequence GTGGGTGTCGTCGGCCTGGTCGTCGCAGCACTGGTGACCGCGTGGGCGGTCGTGACGGTCACCTTCCTCGTGGCCAGGGTGCGGCGACGCTACGACACCATCGACGCCGCTTGGGGCGCCGGGTTCGCCGTGATCGCCGCGGTCACCCTGCTGTTGTCCGGGCCGGTCTCGGCGCTGTCGCTGACCGCGGTCGTGCTGACCGTCGTGTGGGGCGGGCGGCTGGCGGGGCACGTCCTGCGACGCTCCCTGTCCGGCCCCGAGGACGCGCGCTACGCGGAGATGGCGGCGAAAGCCTCGGGTGATCCGGGACCGCGCATGTACTTCCGCGTGTACCTGACCCAGGCCGCCGTCATGTGGTTCGTCTCGTTGCCGGTCGTGTTCGCCGCCGGAGCCAGCGGATTCGAGCCCGCTGTCAGCGACGGGTGGGCGAATCCGTGGCTGTGGGCGGGCACGGCGCTGTGGGTGGTCGGGTTCGGTTTCGAAACGGTCGGCGACGAACAGCTTCGGCGGTTCAAGGCCGACCCGGCCAACGCGGGCAAGGTGCTCGACACCGGTCTCTGGCGCTACACACGCCACCCGAACTACTTCGGTGACGCCTGCGTGTGGTGGGGGCTGTACCTGCTGGCGTGCTCGACGGTGCTCGGGCCGGTGACCTTCCTGTCGCCGGTGCTCATGACGTGGCTGCTCGCGGCCGGGTCGGGCAAGCCGATCCTCGAACGGGGGCTGCGGCAACGGCGCCCCGACTACGCCGCCTACGTCGACCGCACCAGCGGCTTCCTTCCCTGGCCGCCGAAGCGAGCGTGA